One Pseudomonas tolaasii NCPPB 2192 genomic window carries:
- the ubiH gene encoding 2-octaprenyl-6-methoxyphenyl hydroxylase — protein MSRVNLAIIGGGLVGASLALALQAGAKARGWKIVLIEPFAPGDTYQPSYDARSSALSFGARQIYQRLGLWQEISRRAEPIKQIHVSDRGRFSTARLSAMEEGVPALGYVVENAWLGQCLWKGLDKDVVSWRCPAEVTRMEPLPDGYRLTLNDETVLECDLAVLADGGRSGLREQLGIGVKTRPYNQSALIANITPSEAHNGEAFERFTDEGPMALLPLPDNRCALVWTRLGMDAQRLANLDERSFLSELQGVFGYRLGTLKQVGVRHLYPLTLVEAEEQVRSHLAVLGNAAHSLHPIAGQGFNLSLRDANALAEALLAGPQVPGDLATLQRYHERQRLDQKLTVGFSDQVTRLFGSAQPLVALGRNMGLLGLDLLPPAKRWFARQAMGLGTRPDA, from the coding sequence ATGAGCCGGGTCAACCTGGCGATTATCGGCGGTGGCCTGGTCGGCGCCAGCCTGGCGCTGGCGTTGCAGGCCGGGGCCAAGGCCCGTGGCTGGAAAATCGTGCTGATCGAGCCGTTCGCACCAGGTGACACCTACCAGCCGAGTTATGACGCGCGCTCTTCTGCACTGTCGTTTGGTGCCCGTCAGATTTACCAGCGGTTGGGCCTGTGGCAGGAAATCTCCCGCCGCGCCGAACCGATCAAACAGATTCACGTGTCCGACCGTGGGCGCTTCTCCACTGCGCGGTTGTCCGCGATGGAAGAGGGTGTGCCCGCGCTGGGTTACGTGGTGGAAAACGCCTGGCTCGGCCAATGCCTTTGGAAAGGTCTGGACAAAGACGTGGTCAGCTGGCGCTGCCCGGCGGAAGTGACACGCATGGAGCCGCTGCCCGACGGCTATCGCCTGACCCTCAACGACGAAACCGTGCTGGAGTGCGACCTGGCGGTGCTGGCCGACGGCGGCCGCTCCGGCCTGCGCGAGCAACTGGGCATCGGCGTGAAAACCCGACCGTATAACCAGAGCGCGCTGATCGCCAACATCACCCCAAGTGAAGCCCACAACGGCGAAGCTTTCGAGCGCTTCACCGACGAAGGCCCGATGGCCCTGCTGCCGCTGCCGGACAACCGCTGCGCGCTGGTGTGGACGCGCCTTGGCATGGACGCCCAGCGCCTGGCCAATCTGGATGAGCGCAGTTTCCTGAGTGAACTGCAGGGAGTGTTTGGCTATCGCCTGGGCACCTTGAAGCAAGTCGGCGTGCGGCATCTGTATCCGCTGACGCTGGTGGAAGCCGAAGAACAAGTGCGCTCGCACCTGGCCGTGCTCGGCAATGCCGCCCACAGCCTGCACCCGATTGCCGGGCAGGGCTTCAACCTGTCCCTTCGCGACGCGAACGCGTTGGCCGAAGCCTTGCTGGCCGGGCCGCAAGTACCGGGCGACTTGGCCACCTTGCAGCGCTACCACGAGCGTCAGCGCCTGGACCAGAAACTCACCGTGGGCTTTTCCGATCAGGTCACGCGCCTGTTTGGCAGCGCTCAACCGTTGGTCGCGCTGGGCCGCAACATGGGCCTGCTGGGCCTGGACTTGCTGCCGCCGGCCAAACGCTGGTTCGCCCGTCAGGCCATGGGCCTGGGCACGCGCCCCGATGCGTAA
- the pepP gene encoding Xaa-Pro aminopeptidase produces MIHIPKAEYTRRRKALMAQMEPNSIAILPAAAVAIRNRDVEHVYRQDSDFQYLSGFPEPEAVIVLMPGRQHGEYVLFCRERNAERELWDGLRAGTEGAIRDFGADDAFPITDIDDILPGLIEGRDRVYSAMGSNAEFDRHVMEWINVIRSKAHLGAQPPNEFVALDHLLHDMRLYKSAAEVKVMREAARISCAAHVKAMQASRAGLHEFSLEAELDYEFRKGGAKMPAYGSIVAAGRNSCILHYQQNDAVLKDGDLVLIDAGCEIDCYASDITRTWPVNGKFSPEQKAIYEIVLASQEAAFAEIAPDKHWNQAHEATVRVITAGLVKLGLLQGDVDELIASEAYRAFYMHRAGHWLGMDVHDVGEYKVGGEWRVLEVGMALTVEPGIYISPDNQNVAKKWRGIGIRIEDDVVVTKQGCEILTGGVPKTVAEIEALMAAAR; encoded by the coding sequence ATGATCCATATCCCCAAAGCGGAATACACCCGGCGCCGCAAGGCGCTCATGGCGCAGATGGAACCCAACAGCATCGCGATTTTGCCGGCCGCCGCCGTGGCCATCCGCAACCGTGATGTCGAACACGTCTACCGCCAGGACAGCGATTTCCAGTACCTCAGTGGCTTCCCCGAACCGGAAGCGGTGATCGTGCTGATGCCCGGTCGCCAGCATGGCGAGTACGTGTTGTTCTGCCGCGAACGCAACGCCGAACGCGAACTGTGGGACGGCTTGCGCGCCGGCACCGAAGGCGCGATCCGCGACTTTGGCGCTGACGATGCATTTCCCATTACCGATATCGACGACATCCTGCCCGGCCTGATCGAAGGCCGCGACCGGGTGTATTCGGCCATGGGCAGCAACGCCGAGTTCGACCGCCACGTGATGGAGTGGATCAACGTGATCCGCTCCAAAGCGCACCTCGGCGCCCAGCCGCCGAACGAATTCGTTGCCCTGGATCATCTGCTTCACGACATGCGCCTGTATAAATCGGCGGCAGAAGTGAAGGTGATGCGCGAGGCCGCGCGAATTTCCTGTGCCGCCCACGTCAAGGCGATGCAGGCCAGCCGCGCCGGTTTGCATGAATTCAGCCTCGAAGCCGAGCTGGACTACGAATTCCGCAAGGGCGGCGCGAAGATGCCGGCCTACGGTTCCATTGTCGCCGCCGGGCGTAACAGCTGCATCCTGCATTATCAGCAAAATGACGCGGTGCTGAAGGACGGGGATTTGGTGCTGATCGACGCCGGTTGCGAGATCGACTGCTACGCCAGCGACATCACTCGCACCTGGCCGGTCAATGGCAAGTTTTCGCCGGAACAGAAGGCGATCTACGAGATTGTGCTGGCCTCCCAGGAAGCCGCGTTTGCCGAGATCGCCCCGGACAAACACTGGAACCAGGCCCATGAAGCGACGGTGAGGGTCATCACCGCCGGGCTGGTCAAGCTGGGATTGTTGCAAGGTGACGTGGACGAGCTGATCGCCAGTGAGGCCTACCGCGCCTTCTATATGCACCGCGCCGGTCACTGGCTGGGCATGGATGTGCATGATGTGGGCGAATATAAAGTGGGCGGTGAGTGGCGCGTGCTGGAAGTCGGCATGGCGTTGACCGTGGAACCCGGCATTTACATCTCGCCGGACAACCAGAACGTGGCAAAGAAATGGCGTGGCATTGGCATACGCATCGAGGACGACGTGGTGGTGACCAAGCAAGGCTGTGAAATCCTGACAGGTGGCGTGCCCAAGACGGTCGCCGAGATTGAAGCGCTGATGGCGGCTGCCCGATGA
- a CDS encoding YecA family protein yields the protein MPIQNSPYDAFSKLLSASGHPCSPAELHGVLLGRSCTGVGFDADNWLADVAELLETEPTENVRNALIGLQEMVKGELTGDDVTVVLLLPTDDAPLTERAAALGQWCQGFLHGFGVNAGGLELSTDAKEVLQDLAAISQVQDALEESEDGEGDYMEVMEYLRVAPLLLFTETRKSSEPAATKPSLH from the coding sequence ATGCCTATTCAGAACTCCCCGTACGATGCTTTTTCCAAACTGCTGAGCGCCAGCGGTCACCCATGCTCGCCTGCCGAGCTGCACGGCGTGTTGCTGGGCCGCAGCTGCACCGGCGTCGGCTTTGATGCCGACAACTGGCTGGCCGATGTGGCCGAGCTGCTGGAAACCGAACCGACCGAAAACGTGCGTAACGCGCTGATCGGCCTGCAGGAAATGGTCAAGGGCGAGCTCACCGGTGATGACGTCACCGTGGTGCTGCTGCTGCCGACCGACGACGCGCCGCTGACCGAACGCGCCGCCGCGCTGGGCCAATGGTGCCAGGGTTTCCTCCACGGTTTCGGCGTGAACGCCGGCGGCCTGGAACTGAGCACCGACGCCAAGGAAGTGTTGCAGGATTTGGCAGCCATCTCCCAGGTGCAAGATGCGCTGGAAGAGTCCGAGGACGGCGAAGGCGACTACATGGAAGTCATGGAATACCTGCGCGTCGCGCCGCTGCTGCTGTTTACCGAGACCCGCAAGTCTTCGGAACCTGCTGCAACCAAGCCGTCGCTGCACTGA
- a CDS encoding TIGR02449 family protein, translating to MEDTDLQALMARLELLIDRVEQLKSQNGLLLAQEKTWREERAHLIEKNEIARRKVESMISRLKALEQDS from the coding sequence ATGGAAGACACCGACCTGCAAGCGCTGATGGCCAGACTCGAACTGCTAATTGATCGGGTCGAGCAACTTAAGAGTCAAAACGGACTCCTACTAGCTCAGGAAAAAACCTGGCGCGAGGAACGCGCTCACCTCATTGAAAAAAACGAAATCGCCCGGCGTAAGGTCGAATCGATGATTTCGCGCCTGAAGGCCCTGGAGCAAGACTCATGA
- a CDS encoding cell division protein ZapA — MSSSNSVTVQILDKEYSIICPQEERNNLVSAARYLDGKMREIRSSGKVIGADRIAVMAALNITHDLLHKQERPDVQASGSTREQVRDLLERVDLVLSTDPEPPKG, encoded by the coding sequence ATGAGTTCAAGCAATAGCGTAACCGTGCAGATCCTCGACAAAGAGTATTCGATCATCTGCCCCCAGGAAGAGCGCAACAACCTGGTGAGCGCCGCCCGTTACCTGGACGGCAAGATGCGTGAAATCCGCAGCAGCGGCAAAGTCATCGGCGCCGACCGTATCGCCGTGATGGCCGCACTGAACATCACCCACGATTTGCTGCACAAGCAGGAACGGCCTGACGTGCAGGCCAGCGGCTCGACGCGCGAGCAAGTGCGCGACCTGCTGGAGCGCGTGGATCTGGTACTTTCTACCGATCCAGAGCCACCCAAGGGCTGA
- a CDS encoding 5-formyltetrahydrofolate cyclo-ligase: MTEPAPLSRPQLRRMLRKARRELSPSEQRKAAHGLYRQLAQHPLFRRAKHISLYLPTDGEIDPRLLLRAAQRRGKATYLPVLSAWPRTRMVFQRVRPGDKLLPNRFRILEPQVNANRQRQLWALDLVLLPLVGFDDAGGRLGMGGGFYDRSLAYLARRKSWRKPTLLGLAHECQKVERLDQASWDVPLAGTVSDKRWYVAKTPLESAAP, translated from the coding sequence ATGACCGAACCTGCGCCGCTTTCCCGTCCGCAACTTCGACGCATGTTGCGCAAAGCCCGCCGCGAACTCTCGCCGAGCGAGCAGCGCAAGGCCGCCCACGGCCTGTATCGGCAACTGGCACAGCACCCGCTGTTTCGCCGGGCCAAACATATCTCTTTATACCTACCGACGGACGGTGAAATCGATCCGCGCCTGCTGCTGCGTGCAGCCCAGCGCCGGGGCAAAGCCACCTACCTGCCGGTGCTCAGTGCCTGGCCGCGAACCAGGATGGTGTTTCAACGCGTGCGACCTGGGGATAAGTTGCTGCCCAACCGCTTTCGCATTCTTGAGCCACAGGTGAATGCCAATCGCCAACGCCAGCTCTGGGCGCTGGACCTGGTGCTGCTGCCACTGGTGGGGTTTGATGATGCGGGCGGGCGGCTGGGCATGGGCGGCGGCTTTTATGACCGCAGCCTCGCGTATCTGGCGCGGCGCAAAAGCTGGCGCAAACCGACCCTGCTGGGGCTGGCGCACGAATGCCAGAAAGTTGAGCGACTGGATCAGGCAAGCTGGGACGTGCCGTTGGCGGGCACGGTCTCCGATAAGCGCTGGTATGTTGCAAAAACGCCGCTGGAATCAGCGGCGCCTTGA
- a CDS encoding EVE domain-containing protein → MAYWLMKSEPDELSINGLEKLGEARWDGVRNYQARNFLRAMAVGDEFFFYHSSCPVPGIAGIGKIVEAAYPDPTALEPESHYFDAKATAEKNPWSAINVAHVKTFPKVLGLGYLKQQTALAELPLVQKGSRLSVMPVTAEQWAAIIALR, encoded by the coding sequence ATGGCCTATTGGTTGATGAAATCCGAGCCCGATGAACTCTCGATCAACGGCCTGGAAAAGCTCGGCGAAGCCCGCTGGGACGGGGTGCGCAACTACCAGGCGCGCAACTTTCTGCGGGCCATGGCGGTGGGCGACGAGTTTTTCTTTTACCACTCCAGTTGCCCGGTGCCCGGCATCGCCGGCATCGGCAAAATCGTCGAGGCGGCTTACCCGGACCCGACGGCGCTGGAGCCGGAAAGCCACTACTTCGACGCCAAAGCCACTGCCGAAAAAAACCCGTGGAGCGCCATCAATGTGGCCCACGTTAAAACCTTCCCCAAGGTGCTGGGCCTTGGCTACCTGAAACAGCAAACCGCCCTCGCCGAACTGCCGCTGGTGCAAAAAGGCAGCCGGCTTTCCGTAATGCCGGTGACCGCCGAACAATGGGCGGCCATCATCGCATTGCGCTGA